A genomic stretch from Enterobacter oligotrophicus includes:
- a CDS encoding LacI family DNA-binding transcriptional regulator → MAGKLKMEEIASLTGYSVSTVSRVLSGKSYTSDKAREAIVRTARELGVLESMASGRLLINGIAVFAPERTFQGRGDIFYLEVTKGIAEASAPHNVWVSYCGLEEQHADVKLFMEKASHKNINAIIIIGTDDSTIFKLASTLNKPCVLINSVDRDRVLDSVSPDHRAIGFTAMQYLFEQGHRRVLTLTCLRRETLYARLDGIKEAYRHFHVAFEPQRDLLVTEWFTAEEAERALDAWLVSHDRQQWPDVIFPNSTSMTEGVLRALQRHGLRVPDDISIITTDFAWNLEHRLEKPVTGVTVPCRDLGIEAVHLLQTRLNRAQAPVYNLLLQGKVVDYGSVTNATRHAARVALNQ, encoded by the coding sequence ATGGCGGGCAAGTTAAAAATGGAGGAAATCGCGTCCCTGACGGGGTATTCCGTCAGCACGGTGTCGAGGGTGCTCAGCGGCAAATCCTACACCAGCGATAAGGCTCGCGAGGCAATAGTGCGCACCGCGCGGGAATTAGGCGTACTGGAGTCGATGGCGAGCGGGCGATTGCTGATTAACGGCATCGCGGTATTTGCCCCGGAAAGAACCTTCCAGGGGCGCGGCGATATTTTTTATCTGGAAGTCACTAAAGGTATTGCCGAAGCCAGCGCGCCACATAATGTCTGGGTCAGTTATTGCGGATTAGAAGAACAGCACGCCGATGTGAAATTATTTATGGAAAAGGCCAGCCATAAAAATATTAATGCGATCATTATCATTGGCACAGATGATTCCACCATATTCAAACTGGCGAGTACGCTTAATAAGCCCTGTGTCTTAATTAATTCTGTCGACCGGGATCGCGTGCTGGATTCCGTTTCGCCTGACCATCGCGCCATTGGTTTTACCGCCATGCAGTACCTTTTTGAGCAAGGGCACCGCCGTGTATTGACGCTGACCTGTCTGCGCCGCGAGACGTTATATGCCCGGCTGGACGGGATTAAAGAGGCGTACCGCCATTTTCACGTTGCCTTCGAGCCGCAGCGGGATTTGCTGGTGACGGAGTGGTTTACCGCCGAAGAGGCCGAGCGAGCGCTGGATGCGTGGCTGGTTAGCCACGACAGACAGCAGTGGCCGGACGTTATCTTCCCGAACAGCACCAGCATGACGGAGGGTGTACTCAGGGCTTTGCAGCGTCATGGACTGCGTGTGCCGGACGATATTTCGATCATCACCACCGATTTTGCGTGGAATTTAGAACATCGTCTGGAAAAACCGGTCACGGGCGTCACTGTACCCTGCCGCGATTTGGGTATAGAAGCCGTGCATCTGCTGCAGACGCGGCTCAACAGGGCGCAGGCACCGGTGTATAACCTTCTGTTGCAGGGAAAGGTGGTGGATTACGGGTCGGTGACCAATGCAACGCGCCACGCGGCTCGCGTGGCGCTAAACCAGTAA
- the msrA gene encoding peptide-methionine (S)-S-oxide reductase MsrA: protein MSLFDKKHLVSQADALPGRNTPMPVATLHAVNNHSMTNVPDGMEIALFAMGCFWGVERLFWQLPGVYSTAAGYTGGYTPNPTYREVCSGDTGHAEAVRVVYDPSIISYEQLLQVFWENHDPAQGMRQGNDHGTQYRSAIYPLTPEQDTAARASLARFQEAMHAAGDKRQVTTEIATAKPFYYAEDDHQQYLHKNPYGYCGIGGIGVCLPPQLA from the coding sequence GTGAGTTTATTCGACAAAAAGCATCTGGTTTCACAAGCCGATGCATTACCGGGACGGAATACCCCAATGCCTGTGGCGACCTTACACGCCGTAAACAACCATTCAATGACAAACGTTCCTGATGGAATGGAGATCGCCCTGTTCGCGATGGGCTGTTTCTGGGGAGTTGAACGTTTGTTCTGGCAATTGCCTGGCGTTTACAGCACCGCAGCGGGATACACCGGGGGCTATACACCAAACCCAACCTACCGCGAAGTGTGTTCCGGTGACACCGGCCATGCGGAGGCAGTACGTGTGGTGTATGACCCGAGCATCATCAGCTATGAACAACTGCTGCAGGTATTCTGGGAAAACCACGACCCGGCGCAGGGTATGCGTCAGGGCAACGACCACGGCACGCAGTATCGCTCTGCCATCTATCCGCTGACCCCGGAGCAGGATACCGCCGCCCGCGCCAGCCTGGCGCGCTTCCAGGAGGCGATGCATGCCGCAGGAGATAAACGTCAGGTAACAACGGAAATCGCCACTGCGAAGCCGTTTTACTATGCCGAGGACGATCACCAGCAGTATCTGCATAAAAACCCCTACGGTTACTGTGGTATCGGCGGTATTGGCGTTTGCCTGCCGCCACAGCTGGCCTGA